One genomic segment of Sminthopsis crassicaudata isolate SCR6 chromosome 2, ASM4859323v1, whole genome shotgun sequence includes these proteins:
- the RPL12 gene encoding large ribosomal subunit protein uL11, whose amino-acid sequence MPPKFDPNEIKVVFLRCTGGEVGATSALAPKIGPLGLSPKKVGDDIAKATGDWKGLRITVKLTIQNRQAQIEVVPSASALIIKALKEPPRDRKKQKNIKHSGNISLDEIINIARQMRHRSLARDLSGTIKEILGTAQSVGCNIDGRHPHDVIDDINSGAVECPAS is encoded by the exons ATGCCGCCCAAGTTTGATCCTAATGAAATTAAAGTCG tatTTTTAAGATGCACTGGTGGTGAAGTTGGTGCCACATCAGCTCTGGCCCCCAAAATTGGTCCCTTGGGTTTG tcTCCCAAAAAGGTTGGTGATGACATTGCCAAGGCAACTGGTGACTGGAAAGGGCTGAGAATCACAGTGAAACTTACCATTCAGAACAGACAGGCCCAG attgAGGTTGTGCCTTCTGCCTCAGCCTTGATCATCAAAGCCTTGAAGGAACCTCCTCGAGacagaaagaagcagaaaaata TTAAACACAGTGGAAACATCAGTCTTGATGAGATCATCAACATTGCTCGACAGATGAGGCACCGATCCTTGGCAAGAGACCTTTCAG GAACCATTAAAGAGATACTTGGAACTGCCCAGTCAGTGGGCTGCAACATTGATGGCAGGcatcctcatgatgtcattgatgACATCAATAGTGGTGCTGTAGAATGTCCAGCA AGTTAA